The Arachis hypogaea cultivar Tifrunner chromosome 19, arahy.Tifrunner.gnm2.J5K5, whole genome shotgun sequence genome has a window encoding:
- the LOC112752095 gene encoding splicing factor U2af large subunit B isoform X7, whose product MGVSRHCSFYVHGGINAPVLVGLVHLQLETIDYFGQITGANPAIPGMFPNMFPLATSQMQPFSALPVMPVQAMTQQATRHARRVYVGGLPPTANEQSVATFFSQVMAKIGGNTAGPGDAVVNVYINHDKKFAFVEMRSVEEASNAMALDGIIFEGAPVKVRRPTDYNPSLAATLGPSQPNPNLNLGAVGLTPGSAGGLDGPDRIFVGGLPYYFTETQIRELLETFGPLRGFDLVKDRETGNSKGYAFCVYQDLAVTDIACAALNGIKMGDKTLTVRRANQGANPQQPKPEQESILMHAQQQIALQKLMLQPALVATKVVCLTHAVSSDELKDDEDYEEILDDMRQECSKFGTLVNVVIPRPQPNGEATPGVGKVFLEYVDVDGATKARAGLNGRKFGGNQVVAVFYPENKFAQGDYEG is encoded by the exons ATGGGCGTGAGCCGACACTGTAGCTTTTATGTCCACGGAGGAATCAATGCACCGGTTTTGGTGGGTCTTGTTCATCTTCAACTGGAAACTATTGACTACTTTG GCCAGATTACTGGAGCAAATCCTGCTATTCCTGGGATGTTTCCAAATATGTTTCCGTTGGCTACTAGTCAG ATGCAGCCATTTAGTGCTCTTCCCGTCATGCCAGTTCAGGCTATGACACAACAG GCTACACGTCATGCTAGACGGGTGTATGTTGGGGGCCTACCTCCTACGGCGAATGAACAG TCAGTTGCTACTTTCTTCAGTCAGGTTATGGCTAAGATTGGAGGAAACACTGCCGGACCAG GTGATGCAGTGGTAAATGTTTACATTAACCATGACAAGAAGTTTGCCTTTGTGGAGATGAGGTCTGTTGAGGAAGCTAGCAATGCTATGGCTTTGGATGGGATTATTTTTGAG GGGGCACCAGTTAAGGTCAGGAGACCTACGGATTATAATCCTTCTTTAGCTGCTACCCTAGGTCCAAGCCAACCTAATCCCAATTTGAATCTGGGTGCTGTTGGCCTAACACCCGGGTCAGCTGGAGGACTCGATGGCCCTGATCGAATTTTTGTGGGTGGTCTTCCATATTACTTTACAGAAACACAGATAAGAGAGCTTTTAGAGACTTTTGGTCCTCTTAGGGGCTTTGATCTAGTGAAAGACAGAGAAACAGGAAACTCAAAGGGTTATGCATTTTGTGTTTACCAAGATCTTGCAGTTACAGATATTGCCTGTGCTGCTCTCAATGGAATAAAAATGGGAGATAAGACTCTTACTGTTAGACGAGCTAACCAAGGTGCTAACCCACAGCAACCTAAACCTGAGCAAGAAAGCATTTTAATGCATGCACAACAGCAAATTGCTCTTCAG AAACTTATGTTACAACCAGCTTTAGTGGCAACAAAGGTGGTGTGTTTAACCCATGCAGTTTCTTCTGATGAGCTCAAGGATGATGAGGACTACGAAGAGATTCTTGATGACATGAGGCAGGAGTGCTCCAAATTTG GTACTTTGGTGAATGTGGTGATCCCTCGCCCACAACCAAACGGTGAAGCTACCCCTGGCGTTGGAAAG GTGTTTTTGGAGTATGTTGATGTTGATGGTGCTACAAAAGCCCGTGCTGGATTGAATGGACGGAAATTTGGCGGAAATCAAGTTGTAGCTGTCTTTTACCCTGAGAACAAATTTGCCCAGGGAGATTATGAAGGCTAG
- the LOC112752095 gene encoding splicing factor U2af large subunit B isoform X10, with protein sequence MFPNMFPLATSQMQPFSALPVMPVQAMTQQATRHARRVYVGGLPPTANEQSVATFFSQVMAKIGGNTAGPGDAVVNVYINHDKKFAFVEMRSVEEASNAMALDGIIFEGAPVKVRRPTDYNPSLAATLGPSQPNPNLNLGAVGLTPGSAGGLDGPDRIFVGGLPYYFTETQIRELLETFGPLRGFDLVKDRETGNSKGYAFCVYQDLAVTDIACAALNGIKMGDKTLTVRRANQGANPQQPKPEQESILMHAQQQIALQKLMLQPALVATKVVCLTHAVSSDELKDDEDYEEILDDMRQECSKFGTLVNVVIPRPQPNGEATPGVGKVFLEYVDVDGATKARAGLNGRKFGGNQVVAVFYPENKFAQGDYEG encoded by the exons ATGTTTCCAAATATGTTTCCGTTGGCTACTAGTCAG ATGCAGCCATTTAGTGCTCTTCCCGTCATGCCAGTTCAGGCTATGACACAACAG GCTACACGTCATGCTAGACGGGTGTATGTTGGGGGCCTACCTCCTACGGCGAATGAACAG TCAGTTGCTACTTTCTTCAGTCAGGTTATGGCTAAGATTGGAGGAAACACTGCCGGACCAG GTGATGCAGTGGTAAATGTTTACATTAACCATGACAAGAAGTTTGCCTTTGTGGAGATGAGGTCTGTTGAGGAAGCTAGCAATGCTATGGCTTTGGATGGGATTATTTTTGAG GGGGCACCAGTTAAGGTCAGGAGACCTACGGATTATAATCCTTCTTTAGCTGCTACCCTAGGTCCAAGCCAACCTAATCCCAATTTGAATCTGGGTGCTGTTGGCCTAACACCCGGGTCAGCTGGAGGACTCGATGGCCCTGATCGAATTTTTGTGGGTGGTCTTCCATATTACTTTACAGAAACACAGATAAGAGAGCTTTTAGAGACTTTTGGTCCTCTTAGGGGCTTTGATCTAGTGAAAGACAGAGAAACAGGAAACTCAAAGGGTTATGCATTTTGTGTTTACCAAGATCTTGCAGTTACAGATATTGCCTGTGCTGCTCTCAATGGAATAAAAATGGGAGATAAGACTCTTACTGTTAGACGAGCTAACCAAGGTGCTAACCCACAGCAACCTAAACCTGAGCAAGAAAGCATTTTAATGCATGCACAACAGCAAATTGCTCTTCAG AAACTTATGTTACAACCAGCTTTAGTGGCAACAAAGGTGGTGTGTTTAACCCATGCAGTTTCTTCTGATGAGCTCAAGGATGATGAGGACTACGAAGAGATTCTTGATGACATGAGGCAGGAGTGCTCCAAATTTG GTACTTTGGTGAATGTGGTGATCCCTCGCCCACAACCAAACGGTGAAGCTACCCCTGGCGTTGGAAAG GTGTTTTTGGAGTATGTTGATGTTGATGGTGCTACAAAAGCCCGTGCTGGATTGAATGGACGGAAATTTGGCGGAAATCAAGTTGTAGCTGTCTTTTACCCTGAGAACAAATTTGCCCAGGGAGATTATGAAGGCTAG
- the LOC112752095 gene encoding splicing factor U2af large subunit B isoform X4, with protein MLWFFCLVFGVCLFCFYVLSCVLRRQCWATSPTVLTMGVSRHCSFYVHGGINAPVLVGLVHLQLETIDYFGQITGANPAIPGMFPNMFPLATSQPFSALPVMPVQAMTQQATRHARRVYVGGLPPTANEQSVATFFSQVMAKIGGNTAGPGDAVVNVYINHDKKFAFVEMRSVEEASNAMALDGIIFEGAPVKVRRPTDYNPSLAATLGPSQPNPNLNLGAVGLTPGSAGGLDGPDRIFVGGLPYYFTETQIRELLETFGPLRGFDLVKDRETGNSKGYAFCVYQDLAVTDIACAALNGIKMGDKTLTVRRANQGANPQQPKPEQESILMHAQQQIALQKLMLQPALVATKVVCLTHAVSSDELKDDEDYEEILDDMRQECSKFGTLVNVVIPRPQPNGEATPGVGKVFLEYVDVDGATKARAGLNGRKFGGNQVVAVFYPENKFAQGDYEG; from the exons ATGCTTTGGTTTTTTTGTCTTGTGTTTggtgtttgtttgttttgtttctaTGTCTTGTCTTGTGTTCTAAGAAGGCAATGTTGGGCTACTAGCCCCACTGTGCTGACAATGGGCGTGAGCCGACACTGTAGCTTTTATGTCCACGGAGGAATCAATGCACCGGTTTTGGTGGGTCTTGTTCATCTTCAACTGGAAACTATTGACTACTTTG GCCAGATTACTGGAGCAAATCCTGCTATTCCTGGGATGTTTCCAAATATGTTTCCGTTGGCTACTAGTCAG CCATTTAGTGCTCTTCCCGTCATGCCAGTTCAGGCTATGACACAACAG GCTACACGTCATGCTAGACGGGTGTATGTTGGGGGCCTACCTCCTACGGCGAATGAACAG TCAGTTGCTACTTTCTTCAGTCAGGTTATGGCTAAGATTGGAGGAAACACTGCCGGACCAG GTGATGCAGTGGTAAATGTTTACATTAACCATGACAAGAAGTTTGCCTTTGTGGAGATGAGGTCTGTTGAGGAAGCTAGCAATGCTATGGCTTTGGATGGGATTATTTTTGAG GGGGCACCAGTTAAGGTCAGGAGACCTACGGATTATAATCCTTCTTTAGCTGCTACCCTAGGTCCAAGCCAACCTAATCCCAATTTGAATCTGGGTGCTGTTGGCCTAACACCCGGGTCAGCTGGAGGACTCGATGGCCCTGATCGAATTTTTGTGGGTGGTCTTCCATATTACTTTACAGAAACACAGATAAGAGAGCTTTTAGAGACTTTTGGTCCTCTTAGGGGCTTTGATCTAGTGAAAGACAGAGAAACAGGAAACTCAAAGGGTTATGCATTTTGTGTTTACCAAGATCTTGCAGTTACAGATATTGCCTGTGCTGCTCTCAATGGAATAAAAATGGGAGATAAGACTCTTACTGTTAGACGAGCTAACCAAGGTGCTAACCCACAGCAACCTAAACCTGAGCAAGAAAGCATTTTAATGCATGCACAACAGCAAATTGCTCTTCAG AAACTTATGTTACAACCAGCTTTAGTGGCAACAAAGGTGGTGTGTTTAACCCATGCAGTTTCTTCTGATGAGCTCAAGGATGATGAGGACTACGAAGAGATTCTTGATGACATGAGGCAGGAGTGCTCCAAATTTG GTACTTTGGTGAATGTGGTGATCCCTCGCCCACAACCAAACGGTGAAGCTACCCCTGGCGTTGGAAAG GTGTTTTTGGAGTATGTTGATGTTGATGGTGCTACAAAAGCCCGTGCTGGATTGAATGGACGGAAATTTGGCGGAAATCAAGTTGTAGCTGTCTTTTACCCTGAGAACAAATTTGCCCAGGGAGATTATGAAGGCTAG
- the LOC112752095 gene encoding splicing factor U2af large subunit B isoform X9 gives MFPNMFPLATSQPFSALPVMPVQAMTQQATRHARRVYVGGLPPTANEQSVATFFSQVMAKIGGNTAGPGDAVVNVYINHDKKFAFVEMRSVEEASNAMALDGIIFEGAPVKVRRPTDYNPSLAATLGPSQPNPNLNLGAVGLTPGSAGGLDGPDRIFVGGLPYYFTETQIRELLETFGPLRGFDLVKDRETGNSKGYAFCVYQDLAVTDIACAALNGIKMGDKTLTVRRANQGANPQQPKPEQESILMHAQQQIALQKLMLQPALVATKVVCLTHAVSSDELKDDEDYEEILDDMRQECSKFGTLVNVVIPRPQPNGEATPGVGKVFLEYVDVDGATKARAGLNGRKFGGNQVVAVFYPENKFAQGDYEG, from the exons ATGTTTCCAAATATGTTTCCGTTGGCTACTAGTCAG CCATTTAGTGCTCTTCCCGTCATGCCAGTTCAGGCTATGACACAACAG GCTACACGTCATGCTAGACGGGTGTATGTTGGGGGCCTACCTCCTACGGCGAATGAACAG TCAGTTGCTACTTTCTTCAGTCAGGTTATGGCTAAGATTGGAGGAAACACTGCCGGACCAG GTGATGCAGTGGTAAATGTTTACATTAACCATGACAAGAAGTTTGCCTTTGTGGAGATGAGGTCTGTTGAGGAAGCTAGCAATGCTATGGCTTTGGATGGGATTATTTTTGAG GGGGCACCAGTTAAGGTCAGGAGACCTACGGATTATAATCCTTCTTTAGCTGCTACCCTAGGTCCAAGCCAACCTAATCCCAATTTGAATCTGGGTGCTGTTGGCCTAACACCCGGGTCAGCTGGAGGACTCGATGGCCCTGATCGAATTTTTGTGGGTGGTCTTCCATATTACTTTACAGAAACACAGATAAGAGAGCTTTTAGAGACTTTTGGTCCTCTTAGGGGCTTTGATCTAGTGAAAGACAGAGAAACAGGAAACTCAAAGGGTTATGCATTTTGTGTTTACCAAGATCTTGCAGTTACAGATATTGCCTGTGCTGCTCTCAATGGAATAAAAATGGGAGATAAGACTCTTACTGTTAGACGAGCTAACCAAGGTGCTAACCCACAGCAACCTAAACCTGAGCAAGAAAGCATTTTAATGCATGCACAACAGCAAATTGCTCTTCAG AAACTTATGTTACAACCAGCTTTAGTGGCAACAAAGGTGGTGTGTTTAACCCATGCAGTTTCTTCTGATGAGCTCAAGGATGATGAGGACTACGAAGAGATTCTTGATGACATGAGGCAGGAGTGCTCCAAATTTG GTACTTTGGTGAATGTGGTGATCCCTCGCCCACAACCAAACGGTGAAGCTACCCCTGGCGTTGGAAAG GTGTTTTTGGAGTATGTTGATGTTGATGGTGCTACAAAAGCCCGTGCTGGATTGAATGGACGGAAATTTGGCGGAAATCAAGTTGTAGCTGTCTTTTACCCTGAGAACAAATTTGCCCAGGGAGATTATGAAGGCTAG
- the LOC112752095 gene encoding splicing factor U2af large subunit A isoform X2, whose product MAEYDERYEGNGEEEEERLHNSHSRPDSSPPPPDPTNDDLPDSKSHHGSREYDRESSRSREKEREKGREKDRKRDKGRDRDRDREISRDRDTERSRERDRDRERSKDRERDRDGEKERDRDRDHHHRDRHRDRSERRERGRDRDDDDYYRSRDYDRRRDYDREDRHRRRSRSRSGSHSRARSEHRSRSRSRSRSKSKRTSGFDMAPPASAMLAGASAVAGQITGANPAIPGMFPNMFPLATSQPFSALPVMPVQAMTQQATRHARRVYVGGLPPTANEQSVATFFSQVMAKIGGNTAGPGDAVVNVYINHDKKFAFVEMRSVEEASNAMALDGIIFEGAPVKVRRPTDYNPSLAATLGPSQPNPNLNLGAVGLTPGSAGGLDGPDRIFVGGLPYYFTETQIRELLETFGPLRGFDLVKDRETGNSKGYAFCVYQDLAVTDIACAALNGIKMGDKTLTVRRANQGANPQQPKPEQESILMHAQQQIALQKLMLQPALVATKVVCLTHAVSSDELKDDEDYEEILDDMRQECSKFGTLVNVVIPRPQPNGEATPGVGKVFLEYVDVDGATKARAGLNGRKFGGNQVVAVFYPENKFAQGDYEG is encoded by the exons ATGGCCGAATACGACGAGAGATACGAAGGTAacggtgaagaagaagaagagcgcCTTCACAACTCTCATTCTCGTCCTGATTCCTCTCCTCCTCCTCCCGACCCTACCAACGACGATCTCCCCGACTCCAAATCTCAc CATGGCTCTCGGGAGTATGACAGAGAATCTTCAAGGAGCAGAGAAAAGGAGCGTGAGAAGGGAAGAGAAAAGGACAGGAAACGAGACAAGGGGAGGGACAGGGATAGAGATAGGGAGATAAGCAGAGACAGGGACACAGAGAGAAGTAGGGAAAGGGACAGAGATAGGGAGAGAAGTAAAGATAGAGAAAGAGATCGGGATGGAGAGAAGGAAAGGGATCGGGACCGGGACCACCATCACAGAGACCGCCATAGGGATCGCAGTGAGAGAAGGGAAAGGGGAAGAGATagagatgatgatgattattacaGAAGCCGGGACTATGATAG ACGAAGGGATTATGATAGAGAGGATAGGCACAGGCGCAGGTCTCGTTCACGTTCTGGATCTCATTCGAGGGCTAGATCTGAGCATAGATCAAGGTCACGGTCGCGTTCGCGCTCAAAGAG CAAAAGGACTAGTGGTTTTGATATGGCTCCTCCTGCATCTGCAATGTTAGCTGGTGCTTCTGCTGTTGCAG GCCAGATTACTGGAGCAAATCCTGCTATTCCTGGGATGTTTCCAAATATGTTTCCGTTGGCTACTAGTCAG CCATTTAGTGCTCTTCCCGTCATGCCAGTTCAGGCTATGACACAACAG GCTACACGTCATGCTAGACGGGTGTATGTTGGGGGCCTACCTCCTACGGCGAATGAACAG TCAGTTGCTACTTTCTTCAGTCAGGTTATGGCTAAGATTGGAGGAAACACTGCCGGACCAG GTGATGCAGTGGTAAATGTTTACATTAACCATGACAAGAAGTTTGCCTTTGTGGAGATGAGGTCTGTTGAGGAAGCTAGCAATGCTATGGCTTTGGATGGGATTATTTTTGAG GGGGCACCAGTTAAGGTCAGGAGACCTACGGATTATAATCCTTCTTTAGCTGCTACCCTAGGTCCAAGCCAACCTAATCCCAATTTGAATCTGGGTGCTGTTGGCCTAACACCCGGGTCAGCTGGAGGACTCGATGGCCCTGATCGAATTTTTGTGGGTGGTCTTCCATATTACTTTACAGAAACACAGATAAGAGAGCTTTTAGAGACTTTTGGTCCTCTTAGGGGCTTTGATCTAGTGAAAGACAGAGAAACAGGAAACTCAAAGGGTTATGCATTTTGTGTTTACCAAGATCTTGCAGTTACAGATATTGCCTGTGCTGCTCTCAATGGAATAAAAATGGGAGATAAGACTCTTACTGTTAGACGAGCTAACCAAGGTGCTAACCCACAGCAACCTAAACCTGAGCAAGAAAGCATTTTAATGCATGCACAACAGCAAATTGCTCTTCAG AAACTTATGTTACAACCAGCTTTAGTGGCAACAAAGGTGGTGTGTTTAACCCATGCAGTTTCTTCTGATGAGCTCAAGGATGATGAGGACTACGAAGAGATTCTTGATGACATGAGGCAGGAGTGCTCCAAATTTG GTACTTTGGTGAATGTGGTGATCCCTCGCCCACAACCAAACGGTGAAGCTACCCCTGGCGTTGGAAAG GTGTTTTTGGAGTATGTTGATGTTGATGGTGCTACAAAAGCCCGTGCTGGATTGAATGGACGGAAATTTGGCGGAAATCAAGTTGTAGCTGTCTTTTACCCTGAGAACAAATTTGCCCAGGGAGATTATGAAGGCTAG
- the LOC112752095 gene encoding splicing factor U2af large subunit B isoform X5 has translation MVLTWQCWATSPTVLTMGVSRHCSFYVHGGINAPVLVGLVHLQLETIDYFGQITGANPAIPGMFPNMFPLATSQMQPFSALPVMPVQAMTQQATRHARRVYVGGLPPTANEQSVATFFSQVMAKIGGNTAGPGDAVVNVYINHDKKFAFVEMRSVEEASNAMALDGIIFEGAPVKVRRPTDYNPSLAATLGPSQPNPNLNLGAVGLTPGSAGGLDGPDRIFVGGLPYYFTETQIRELLETFGPLRGFDLVKDRETGNSKGYAFCVYQDLAVTDIACAALNGIKMGDKTLTVRRANQGANPQQPKPEQESILMHAQQQIALQKLMLQPALVATKVVCLTHAVSSDELKDDEDYEEILDDMRQECSKFGTLVNVVIPRPQPNGEATPGVGKVFLEYVDVDGATKARAGLNGRKFGGNQVVAVFYPENKFAQGDYEG, from the exons ATGGTGTTAACTTG GCAATGTTGGGCTACTAGCCCCACTGTGCTGACAATGGGCGTGAGCCGACACTGTAGCTTTTATGTCCACGGAGGAATCAATGCACCGGTTTTGGTGGGTCTTGTTCATCTTCAACTGGAAACTATTGACTACTTTG GCCAGATTACTGGAGCAAATCCTGCTATTCCTGGGATGTTTCCAAATATGTTTCCGTTGGCTACTAGTCAG ATGCAGCCATTTAGTGCTCTTCCCGTCATGCCAGTTCAGGCTATGACACAACAG GCTACACGTCATGCTAGACGGGTGTATGTTGGGGGCCTACCTCCTACGGCGAATGAACAG TCAGTTGCTACTTTCTTCAGTCAGGTTATGGCTAAGATTGGAGGAAACACTGCCGGACCAG GTGATGCAGTGGTAAATGTTTACATTAACCATGACAAGAAGTTTGCCTTTGTGGAGATGAGGTCTGTTGAGGAAGCTAGCAATGCTATGGCTTTGGATGGGATTATTTTTGAG GGGGCACCAGTTAAGGTCAGGAGACCTACGGATTATAATCCTTCTTTAGCTGCTACCCTAGGTCCAAGCCAACCTAATCCCAATTTGAATCTGGGTGCTGTTGGCCTAACACCCGGGTCAGCTGGAGGACTCGATGGCCCTGATCGAATTTTTGTGGGTGGTCTTCCATATTACTTTACAGAAACACAGATAAGAGAGCTTTTAGAGACTTTTGGTCCTCTTAGGGGCTTTGATCTAGTGAAAGACAGAGAAACAGGAAACTCAAAGGGTTATGCATTTTGTGTTTACCAAGATCTTGCAGTTACAGATATTGCCTGTGCTGCTCTCAATGGAATAAAAATGGGAGATAAGACTCTTACTGTTAGACGAGCTAACCAAGGTGCTAACCCACAGCAACCTAAACCTGAGCAAGAAAGCATTTTAATGCATGCACAACAGCAAATTGCTCTTCAG AAACTTATGTTACAACCAGCTTTAGTGGCAACAAAGGTGGTGTGTTTAACCCATGCAGTTTCTTCTGATGAGCTCAAGGATGATGAGGACTACGAAGAGATTCTTGATGACATGAGGCAGGAGTGCTCCAAATTTG GTACTTTGGTGAATGTGGTGATCCCTCGCCCACAACCAAACGGTGAAGCTACCCCTGGCGTTGGAAAG GTGTTTTTGGAGTATGTTGATGTTGATGGTGCTACAAAAGCCCGTGCTGGATTGAATGGACGGAAATTTGGCGGAAATCAAGTTGTAGCTGTCTTTTACCCTGAGAACAAATTTGCCCAGGGAGATTATGAAGGCTAG
- the LOC112752095 gene encoding splicing factor U2af large subunit B isoform X6: protein MVLTWQCWATSPTVLTMGVSRHCSFYVHGGINAPVLVGLVHLQLETIDYFGQITGANPAIPGMFPNMFPLATSQPFSALPVMPVQAMTQQATRHARRVYVGGLPPTANEQSVATFFSQVMAKIGGNTAGPGDAVVNVYINHDKKFAFVEMRSVEEASNAMALDGIIFEGAPVKVRRPTDYNPSLAATLGPSQPNPNLNLGAVGLTPGSAGGLDGPDRIFVGGLPYYFTETQIRELLETFGPLRGFDLVKDRETGNSKGYAFCVYQDLAVTDIACAALNGIKMGDKTLTVRRANQGANPQQPKPEQESILMHAQQQIALQKLMLQPALVATKVVCLTHAVSSDELKDDEDYEEILDDMRQECSKFGTLVNVVIPRPQPNGEATPGVGKVFLEYVDVDGATKARAGLNGRKFGGNQVVAVFYPENKFAQGDYEG from the exons ATGGTGTTAACTTG GCAATGTTGGGCTACTAGCCCCACTGTGCTGACAATGGGCGTGAGCCGACACTGTAGCTTTTATGTCCACGGAGGAATCAATGCACCGGTTTTGGTGGGTCTTGTTCATCTTCAACTGGAAACTATTGACTACTTTG GCCAGATTACTGGAGCAAATCCTGCTATTCCTGGGATGTTTCCAAATATGTTTCCGTTGGCTACTAGTCAG CCATTTAGTGCTCTTCCCGTCATGCCAGTTCAGGCTATGACACAACAG GCTACACGTCATGCTAGACGGGTGTATGTTGGGGGCCTACCTCCTACGGCGAATGAACAG TCAGTTGCTACTTTCTTCAGTCAGGTTATGGCTAAGATTGGAGGAAACACTGCCGGACCAG GTGATGCAGTGGTAAATGTTTACATTAACCATGACAAGAAGTTTGCCTTTGTGGAGATGAGGTCTGTTGAGGAAGCTAGCAATGCTATGGCTTTGGATGGGATTATTTTTGAG GGGGCACCAGTTAAGGTCAGGAGACCTACGGATTATAATCCTTCTTTAGCTGCTACCCTAGGTCCAAGCCAACCTAATCCCAATTTGAATCTGGGTGCTGTTGGCCTAACACCCGGGTCAGCTGGAGGACTCGATGGCCCTGATCGAATTTTTGTGGGTGGTCTTCCATATTACTTTACAGAAACACAGATAAGAGAGCTTTTAGAGACTTTTGGTCCTCTTAGGGGCTTTGATCTAGTGAAAGACAGAGAAACAGGAAACTCAAAGGGTTATGCATTTTGTGTTTACCAAGATCTTGCAGTTACAGATATTGCCTGTGCTGCTCTCAATGGAATAAAAATGGGAGATAAGACTCTTACTGTTAGACGAGCTAACCAAGGTGCTAACCCACAGCAACCTAAACCTGAGCAAGAAAGCATTTTAATGCATGCACAACAGCAAATTGCTCTTCAG AAACTTATGTTACAACCAGCTTTAGTGGCAACAAAGGTGGTGTGTTTAACCCATGCAGTTTCTTCTGATGAGCTCAAGGATGATGAGGACTACGAAGAGATTCTTGATGACATGAGGCAGGAGTGCTCCAAATTTG GTACTTTGGTGAATGTGGTGATCCCTCGCCCACAACCAAACGGTGAAGCTACCCCTGGCGTTGGAAAG GTGTTTTTGGAGTATGTTGATGTTGATGGTGCTACAAAAGCCCGTGCTGGATTGAATGGACGGAAATTTGGCGGAAATCAAGTTGTAGCTGTCTTTTACCCTGAGAACAAATTTGCCCAGGGAGATTATGAAGGCTAG
- the LOC112752095 gene encoding splicing factor U2af large subunit B isoform X8, producing MGVSRHCSFYVHGGINAPVLVGLVHLQLETIDYFGQITGANPAIPGMFPNMFPLATSQPFSALPVMPVQAMTQQATRHARRVYVGGLPPTANEQSVATFFSQVMAKIGGNTAGPGDAVVNVYINHDKKFAFVEMRSVEEASNAMALDGIIFEGAPVKVRRPTDYNPSLAATLGPSQPNPNLNLGAVGLTPGSAGGLDGPDRIFVGGLPYYFTETQIRELLETFGPLRGFDLVKDRETGNSKGYAFCVYQDLAVTDIACAALNGIKMGDKTLTVRRANQGANPQQPKPEQESILMHAQQQIALQKLMLQPALVATKVVCLTHAVSSDELKDDEDYEEILDDMRQECSKFGTLVNVVIPRPQPNGEATPGVGKVFLEYVDVDGATKARAGLNGRKFGGNQVVAVFYPENKFAQGDYEG from the exons ATGGGCGTGAGCCGACACTGTAGCTTTTATGTCCACGGAGGAATCAATGCACCGGTTTTGGTGGGTCTTGTTCATCTTCAACTGGAAACTATTGACTACTTTG GCCAGATTACTGGAGCAAATCCTGCTATTCCTGGGATGTTTCCAAATATGTTTCCGTTGGCTACTAGTCAG CCATTTAGTGCTCTTCCCGTCATGCCAGTTCAGGCTATGACACAACAG GCTACACGTCATGCTAGACGGGTGTATGTTGGGGGCCTACCTCCTACGGCGAATGAACAG TCAGTTGCTACTTTCTTCAGTCAGGTTATGGCTAAGATTGGAGGAAACACTGCCGGACCAG GTGATGCAGTGGTAAATGTTTACATTAACCATGACAAGAAGTTTGCCTTTGTGGAGATGAGGTCTGTTGAGGAAGCTAGCAATGCTATGGCTTTGGATGGGATTATTTTTGAG GGGGCACCAGTTAAGGTCAGGAGACCTACGGATTATAATCCTTCTTTAGCTGCTACCCTAGGTCCAAGCCAACCTAATCCCAATTTGAATCTGGGTGCTGTTGGCCTAACACCCGGGTCAGCTGGAGGACTCGATGGCCCTGATCGAATTTTTGTGGGTGGTCTTCCATATTACTTTACAGAAACACAGATAAGAGAGCTTTTAGAGACTTTTGGTCCTCTTAGGGGCTTTGATCTAGTGAAAGACAGAGAAACAGGAAACTCAAAGGGTTATGCATTTTGTGTTTACCAAGATCTTGCAGTTACAGATATTGCCTGTGCTGCTCTCAATGGAATAAAAATGGGAGATAAGACTCTTACTGTTAGACGAGCTAACCAAGGTGCTAACCCACAGCAACCTAAACCTGAGCAAGAAAGCATTTTAATGCATGCACAACAGCAAATTGCTCTTCAG AAACTTATGTTACAACCAGCTTTAGTGGCAACAAAGGTGGTGTGTTTAACCCATGCAGTTTCTTCTGATGAGCTCAAGGATGATGAGGACTACGAAGAGATTCTTGATGACATGAGGCAGGAGTGCTCCAAATTTG GTACTTTGGTGAATGTGGTGATCCCTCGCCCACAACCAAACGGTGAAGCTACCCCTGGCGTTGGAAAG GTGTTTTTGGAGTATGTTGATGTTGATGGTGCTACAAAAGCCCGTGCTGGATTGAATGGACGGAAATTTGGCGGAAATCAAGTTGTAGCTGTCTTTTACCCTGAGAACAAATTTGCCCAGGGAGATTATGAAGGCTAG